A stretch of Campylobacter showae DNA encodes these proteins:
- a CDS encoding MacB family efflux pump subunit: MIELKNLSKKFKLGDNVFDALKDVNLTIKKGEFIAIIGQSGSGKSTLMNILGCLDNPSGGQYLLEERDISKFEGDELARLRREKFGFIFQRYNLLSTLTTLQNVALPSVYAGVSKKEREKKAGELLEGLGLGEKLQNLPNKLSGGQQQRVSIARALINGGEIILADEPTGALDSKSGLMVMEILTNLHKQGHTIIIVTHDPNIAAYANRVIEIKDGKILSDTVKSGEIFASEKPAPKQKNIFSFYKDQFIESFKMSINAILSHKLRSALTMLGIIIGITSVICVVALGQGSQEQILSDIRGIGTNTIDILNGKGFGDMRSERVRNLTVSDATMLSKQDYLDSVTPNASASGTLTYGNKSASATIKGGSEESLNVMGYKVEAGRVFTAQEVAESASVIVIDQPTREQFFADEDPLGKTVLFNKRPFKIIGVVAKNDNMFADSSTLRTFSTYTAVINKLTGDRHLSSITVKVKDNVNAQIAEQSLTEILTAKHGKKDFFTRNSDTIKKTIEETTKTMTLLISCIAFISLLVGGIGVMNIMLVSVTERTKEIGIRMAIGARQGNILEQFLIEAVLLCLIGGLIGVGSAFGIGYLAENLAPDIKMIFSQTSIVVALVVSSAIGVIFGYMPARSASKLNPIDALSRE, encoded by the coding sequence TTGATAGAACTTAAAAACTTAAGTAAGAAATTTAAACTCGGCGATAACGTGTTTGACGCGCTAAAAGACGTAAATTTAACCATAAAAAAGGGCGAGTTTATCGCTATCATCGGTCAAAGCGGATCTGGTAAATCTACGCTCATGAATATCCTTGGCTGCCTAGATAACCCAAGCGGCGGACAGTATTTGCTAGAAGAGCGCGACATATCTAAATTTGAAGGCGACGAGCTGGCGCGTTTACGCAGAGAAAAATTCGGCTTTATTTTTCAGCGTTATAACCTTTTATCTACGCTAACTACGCTGCAAAACGTAGCTTTGCCTAGCGTGTATGCGGGCGTTTCTAAAAAAGAGCGCGAGAAAAAGGCCGGCGAGCTTTTAGAAGGGCTCGGGCTTGGCGAAAAGCTACAAAATTTACCCAATAAACTTAGCGGCGGACAGCAGCAGCGAGTCTCGATCGCTAGGGCGCTTATTAACGGCGGCGAGATCATCCTGGCAGATGAGCCAACGGGTGCGCTAGATAGCAAAAGCGGCCTCATGGTGATGGAAATTTTAACGAATTTACACAAGCAAGGCCACACCATCATCATCGTCACGCACGACCCAAATATCGCCGCATACGCAAACCGCGTCATCGAGATAAAAGACGGTAAAATTTTGAGCGATACGGTAAAAAGCGGAGAAATTTTCGCCTCCGAAAAACCGGCGCCAAAGCAAAAAAATATCTTCAGCTTTTACAAAGATCAGTTTATCGAGAGCTTTAAAATGTCGATAAACGCGATCCTTAGCCACAAACTTCGCTCGGCGCTAACGATGCTTGGTATCATCATCGGCATCACATCGGTTATCTGCGTAGTAGCACTTGGGCAGGGCTCGCAGGAGCAGATCCTCTCCGATATCCGCGGTATCGGCACTAACACGATCGATATCCTAAACGGCAAGGGTTTTGGCGATATGCGCTCGGAGCGGGTGAGAAACCTGACCGTTAGCGACGCAACGATGCTATCTAAGCAAGACTATCTAGATAGCGTCACGCCAAACGCCTCTGCTAGCGGCACGCTCACCTACGGCAATAAATCAGCCTCCGCGACGATTAAAGGCGGTAGCGAGGAGAGCCTAAACGTGATGGGCTACAAGGTCGAGGCCGGACGGGTGTTTACCGCCCAAGAGGTCGCAGAGTCGGCGTCCGTGATCGTGATAGATCAGCCAACTCGTGAGCAGTTTTTCGCAGACGAAGATCCGCTAGGTAAAACGGTGCTTTTTAACAAACGCCCCTTTAAAATCATCGGCGTAGTAGCCAAAAACGACAATATGTTCGCCGACTCCAGCACTCTGCGCACGTTTTCTACATATACCGCTGTCATAAACAAGCTAACCGGCGATAGGCATCTCTCATCTATCACGGTTAAGGTTAAAGATAATGTAAATGCGCAAATCGCCGAGCAGAGTTTAACGGAAATTTTAACCGCCAAACACGGCAAAAAGGACTTTTTCACTAGAAACTCCGACACTATCAAAAAAACGATCGAGGAGACGACGAAGACCATGACGCTACTGATCTCTTGTATCGCGTTTATCTCGCTGCTGGTGGGCGGCATCGGCGTGATGAACATCATGCTAGTTTCCGTAACCGAGCGCACTAAAGAGATCGGCATCAGGATGGCGATCGGCGCACGTCAGGGAAATATCCTAGAGCAGTTTTTGATCGAGGCCGTGTTACTGTGTCTCATCGGCGGGCTAATCGGCGTCGGGTCTGCGTTTGGTATCGGGTATCTAGCGGAAAATTTAGCGCCCGATATAAAGATGATATTTTCGCAGACCTCTATCGTGGTCGCGCTCGTCGTTTCTAGCGCGATAGGCGTGATATTTGGCTACATGCCCGCACGCAGCGCCTCTAAGCTAAATCCGATCGACGCTCTTTCAAGGGAATAA
- a CDS encoding response regulator transcription factor, which translates to MTQILLVEDDETLAELINEYLSEHGYDVTVRADAKAALDTAYERNFDILILDVKLPKGDGFSLLRELRRFGDDTPAIFTTSLNTLQDLEIGYKSGCDDYLKKPYELKELLLRIQILLKRKFSHVNDEFIELNGGYKFYPSSKTLRQNGQIVNLSNKESELLALFLENKNALLSKEAIFEKIWNYGEEPSELSLRVYVKNLRRILGKDAIINRRGDGYIYV; encoded by the coding sequence ATGACGCAAATTTTGCTCGTAGAAGACGATGAGACGCTAGCTGAACTCATCAACGAGTACCTAAGCGAACATGGTTACGACGTGACCGTTCGCGCCGATGCTAAAGCGGCTCTAGATACCGCCTACGAGCGAAATTTCGACATCTTGATCCTCGACGTCAAGCTGCCTAAGGGCGACGGTTTCTCCCTTTTGCGCGAACTTAGGCGGTTTGGCGACGACACGCCCGCTATATTTACCACCTCGCTAAACACGCTACAAGATCTAGAAATCGGCTACAAAAGCGGCTGCGACGACTATCTAAAAAAGCCCTACGAGCTAAAAGAGCTTTTGCTTCGTATTCAAATTTTACTCAAGCGCAAATTTTCTCACGTAAACGACGAATTTATAGAGCTTAATGGCGGATATAAATTTTATCCAAGCTCCAAAACTCTCAGACAAAACGGGCAAATCGTAAACCTCTCAAACAAAGAAAGCGAACTTTTGGCGCTATTTTTGGAGAATAAAAACGCGCTGCTTAGCAAAGAGGCGATATTTGAGAAAATTTGGAACTACGGCGAGGAGCCCAGCGAGCTGAGTCTGCGGGTTTACGTCAAAAACTTACGCCGCAT
- a CDS encoding efflux RND transporter periplasmic adaptor subunit, giving the protein MKKFIKFIAVLVVLAGIGYYFYDKNFNVPQGDQFITSKAVRGELVKSIESNGEIYATELIDVGAQVGGQIKKLYVKLGDAVKAGDMIAEIDSATQQNNVDTKKAQLGIYEAKLNSAKVALEISKTKFKREQELFAKNATSKEEFENAKNTLAANEASLKEIEAQIVQAKISLNTAQIDLGYTKITAPKGGVVVSVQVEEGQTVNSNQTTPTIVNIADLSKVQLKMEIAEGDITKIKVGSKVEYSILSEPNRKFYARISSIDPGLTTLSNGKYTTTTSSGSTASSSSSSAIYYYAKAIVDNLDGTLRIGMTTQNTVILDSAKDAVIVPSIAVKNEEGKSVVYVLKKGKDGLDTAERREVQTGLIDSLKTQILSGVEEGEEVVTKRNSAAEINAMLEKEKRRMKL; this is encoded by the coding sequence ATGAAAAAATTTATCAAATTTATCGCGGTTTTAGTCGTGCTGGCTGGGATAGGTTACTATTTTTACGATAAAAATTTTAACGTCCCGCAGGGCGATCAGTTTATCACCTCAAAAGCCGTTCGCGGCGAGCTGGTTAAAAGTATCGAAAGTAACGGCGAGATCTACGCTACCGAGCTAATCGACGTGGGCGCACAGGTAGGCGGTCAGATCAAAAAACTCTACGTAAAGCTCGGCGATGCCGTAAAAGCCGGCGATATGATAGCTGAAATCGACTCGGCGACCCAGCAAAATAACGTAGACACCAAAAAAGCGCAGCTTGGAATTTACGAAGCAAAGTTAAATTCAGCCAAAGTAGCACTCGAGATATCAAAGACCAAATTTAAGCGCGAGCAAGAGCTTTTTGCCAAAAACGCAACCTCAAAAGAGGAGTTTGAAAACGCTAAAAATACCCTAGCAGCAAACGAAGCTTCGCTAAAAGAGATCGAGGCGCAAATCGTGCAGGCTAAAATCTCTCTAAACACCGCTCAAATCGACCTTGGCTACACTAAAATCACTGCTCCAAAAGGCGGCGTCGTGGTCTCCGTGCAGGTAGAGGAGGGACAAACCGTAAACTCAAACCAAACTACGCCAACTATCGTAAATATCGCCGATTTAAGCAAAGTTCAGCTAAAAATGGAGATCGCCGAGGGCGACATAACTAAAATCAAGGTCGGCTCGAAAGTCGAATACTCGATCCTCTCCGAGCCAAATCGTAAATTTTACGCCCGTATTAGCTCGATTGATCCCGGTCTAACCACGCTAAGCAACGGCAAATACACCACGACTACAAGCTCAGGCTCGACCGCCTCAAGCTCGAGTAGTTCGGCAATTTACTACTACGCCAAAGCTATCGTGGATAACCTGGACGGCACGCTAAGGATCGGTATGACTACGCAAAACACAGTCATCTTAGATAGCGCTAAAGACGCCGTCATAGTACCATCGATAGCCGTCAAAAACGAAGAGGGCAAAAGCGTAGTTTACGTACTAAAAAAAGGTAAAGACGGGCTAGATACGGCTGAGCGAAGAGAGGTACAGACGGGACTAATCGATAGCCTAAAAACTCAAATTTTAAGCGGAGTAGAGGAGGGCGAGGAGGTCGTGACGAAGCGAAACTCGGCGGCTGAAATCAATGCGATGCTCGAAAAAGAAAAAAGAAGAATGAAGCTCTAA
- a CDS encoding AEC family transporter, producing the protein MFTQLLSIFIIIASGYGAKKFKVFEQKNASVFINYALCFALPALIFDKIYHVNIDTTLINVITTGFACSMLGAAAIFLACKFLKFNKATTVSAVLLGMFGNTVFMGMPIIKGFFGEDAMNEVIFYDQLATSIPISIFGPFILAFGAPAKVSLVQNVMKVIKFPPFVALILGFLLRGVPLPNVLFDALTLFAQSVVPVALFAIGIGLGFRSIKSCYKSTAVVIAGKMLLAPFIFILVTIVFGVNFGQIWMIGILQCAMPPMVLASAMIMKAELDSQLAVAAVAVGVAFSFVSLPLLSYVFSLMA; encoded by the coding sequence ATGTTTACGCAACTATTGTCTATTTTTATCATTATCGCTTCGGGCTACGGGGCGAAAAAATTTAAAGTCTTCGAGCAAAAAAACGCCTCCGTTTTCATAAACTACGCACTTTGCTTCGCTCTTCCGGCGCTGATTTTCGATAAAATTTACCACGTAAACATCGACACCACGCTTATAAACGTCATCACCACGGGTTTTGCTTGTTCGATGCTAGGCGCTGCGGCGATATTTTTGGCGTGCAAATTTTTAAAATTTAACAAAGCCACGACCGTGAGCGCCGTACTGCTAGGGATGTTTGGAAACACCGTATTTATGGGTATGCCTATCATAAAGGGCTTTTTTGGCGAGGACGCGATGAATGAAGTTATCTTTTACGATCAGCTAGCTACCTCGATCCCGATTAGCATTTTTGGCCCTTTTATCCTGGCTTTTGGCGCTCCGGCGAAGGTTTCACTCGTGCAAAACGTGATGAAAGTGATCAAATTTCCACCTTTCGTTGCGCTCATTTTAGGCTTTTTACTCCGTGGCGTTCCGCTTCCAAATGTGCTATTTGACGCGCTTACTCTTTTTGCGCAAAGCGTCGTTCCCGTCGCTCTTTTTGCGATCGGCATCGGGCTTGGATTTCGCAGTATCAAGAGCTGCTACAAATCAACCGCAGTGGTAATCGCGGGCAAGATGCTGCTAGCGCCTTTTATTTTTATATTAGTCACGATAGTTTTTGGCGTAAATTTCGGTCAAATTTGGATGATCGGTATCCTGCAGTGCGCCATGCCGCCGATGGTGCTAGCAAGCGCGATGATCATGAAAGCAGAGCTTGATAGCCAGCTAGCCGTCGCCGCAGTAGCCGTGGGAGTCGCATTTAGCTTCGTTAGCTTGCCGCTTTTATCATACGTCTTTAGCTTGATGGCTTAA